A portion of the Parambassis ranga chromosome 22, fParRan2.1, whole genome shotgun sequence genome contains these proteins:
- the LOC114427623 gene encoding WD repeat-containing protein 89-like, with amino-acid sequence MEALEEKLSGLSIVRRSCPEEPTYLLDVSLQPSGGLLAVSCSNFTVHLHNKDTLSQVGEYRGHSGPLCGVTFGHTSSHLLYSGSADGTVRVWDTRRPGTEAVQVFKSDPSHSFCSFDTNCGDSLLCAGTEQLNDEDSFLVFWDLRKPGSGLLGVYSESHSDDITQVRFHPRDKDRLASGSTDGLVNVFDLSRGSEEDALLATCNSDSSAGWVCWSGPEHTQLLCLSHDEGLHLWDLGQLDTDQPLTIFSTPDTRSLTPLADGDGVDYLVGGRWLEDAQKLLVVGGKNNGDLHLMECDAKGLRLLRSLEGGHTSTVRCFLWDVVAEALVTGGEDAQLLLWKPGGEELTTKKRESMKSESALKLKTRPHKKHGCHREKKAT; translated from the coding sequence ATGGAGGCTTTGGAGGAGAAGCTCAGTGGTCTGTCCATCGTGCGGCGGTCCTGCCCCGAGGAGCCCACCTACCTGCTGGATGTGTCCCTGCAGCCGAGCGGCGGCCTGCTGGCGGTGTCCTGCTCCAACTTCACGGTGCACCTGCACAACAAGGACACGCTGAGCCAGGTGGGCGAGTACCGCGGCCACAGCGGGCCACTGTGCGGGGTCACGTTCGGCCACACCTCCTCTCACCTCCTGTACTCTGGGTCAGCTGATGGGACGGTGCGTGTCTGGGATACGCGGCGGCCCGGCACAGAGGCGGTCCAGGTGTTTAAGAGTGATCCGTCACACAGTTTCTGCAGCTTTGACACGAACTGCGGCGACTCGCTCCTCTGTGCCGGCACCGAGCAGCTGAACGACGAGGACAGCTTCCTGGTTTTCTGGGACTTGAGGAAGCCCGGCAGCGGGCTTCTCGGGGTCTATTCTGAGTCGcacagtgatgacatcacacaggtGCGCTTCCACCCCCGGGATAAAGACCGTCTGGCGTCTGGCTCCACAGACGGCCTGGTGAACGTCTTTGACCTGAGCCGGGGCTCGGAGGAGGACGCGCTGCTCGCCACCTGTAACAGCGACTCCTCGGCCGGCTGGGTGTGCTGGTCTGGACcggaacacacacagctgctgtgtctcaGTCATGACGAGGGGCTGCACCTGTGGGACCTCGGCCAGCTGGACACAGACCAGCCGCTCACCATCTTCAGCACCCCCGACACCCGCAGCCTGACGCCGCTGGCCGATGGCGACGGCGTGGATTACCTGGTGGGGGGCCGGTGGCTTGAGGACGCCCAGAAGCTGCTGGTGGTGGGCGGGAAGAACAACGGAGATCTCCACCTGATGGAGTGCGACGCCAAAGGGCTCCGCCTCCTCAGGAGCCTGGAGGGTGGGCACACCTCCACGGTGCGCTGTTTCCTGTGGGATGTGGTGGCGGAGGCCCTGGTGACGGGGGGAGAGGATGCTcaactgttgctatggaaaccagGAGGGGAGGAACTGACAACCAAGAAAAGGGAATCCATGAAAAGCGAATCGGCGCTGAAACTCAAAACAAGGCCGCAtaaaaaacatggctgccacaGAGAGAAGAAGGCGACGTAG